In Blastopirellula sediminis, the following proteins share a genomic window:
- a CDS encoding MATE family efflux transporter: protein MDATPHLLSENASWWRRRCGIREVLIVALPLVISTASWSLTNFIDRMFLFWHSKEAMAASLPAGMLHFSILCFPIGVASYVNTFVSQYNGAGEHRRIGPIVVQGILWGCFVAPFFFLAAIPANYAFHVSTVDPEVARLEGVYFWVLAFGGGASIVANAMSAFFSGRQKNGIVMAVDSSSCLVNMVLDYFFIFGYVSFVPDGIAGAAWATVISQWAKVVLYGGLIVLPANWREYGFGEARLWDWSVMRRLLRYGSASGVQLALEVSALTFFLLMMGRLGSEAMTATNLAFSINGFAFVPLVGLGIAVSTLVGREIGAGQPSIASNATWSGFMIALVYGGTMGIIFLTLPDLFLTFHKGTDHSVVAQPEGVLATVTILLQFVAVFCLLDATNVVFVSALKGAGDVRFVMVATCVISILLVGGGAAVLLTGGGLYGCWVVLTLWVFTMGATHFVRFLIGRWRSMKVIEPELVSA from the coding sequence ATGGACGCAACGCCTCACCTGCTCTCGGAAAACGCCTCTTGGTGGCGTCGGCGCTGCGGAATTCGCGAAGTATTGATCGTCGCGCTGCCGCTGGTGATCTCGACCGCTTCCTGGTCGCTGACCAACTTCATCGACCGGATGTTTCTCTTCTGGCATTCGAAGGAAGCGATGGCCGCGTCATTGCCGGCGGGGATGCTCCACTTCTCGATACTCTGCTTTCCGATCGGCGTGGCGTCGTATGTTAATACCTTCGTCTCCCAATACAATGGCGCCGGCGAACATCGGCGAATCGGGCCGATCGTCGTCCAGGGAATCCTTTGGGGCTGCTTCGTCGCTCCCTTCTTCTTTTTGGCCGCAATTCCCGCGAATTACGCCTTTCACGTCAGTACGGTCGATCCGGAAGTCGCCCGTCTGGAAGGAGTCTATTTCTGGGTGTTGGCCTTTGGCGGCGGCGCATCGATCGTCGCCAACGCGATGTCGGCGTTTTTCTCCGGGCGGCAGAAGAACGGAATCGTGATGGCGGTCGACAGTAGTTCCTGCCTGGTCAACATGGTCCTCGACTACTTTTTCATCTTCGGGTACGTCTCGTTCGTGCCGGACGGAATCGCCGGCGCGGCGTGGGCGACCGTCATCAGTCAGTGGGCGAAGGTCGTACTCTACGGCGGGCTGATCGTGCTGCCGGCCAATTGGCGCGAGTATGGTTTTGGCGAAGCGCGGCTTTGGGACTGGAGCGTGATGCGGCGGTTGCTGCGGTACGGTTCGGCGAGCGGCGTGCAACTGGCGCTGGAAGTTTCGGCCCTTACCTTCTTCCTGTTGATGATGGGGCGTTTGGGTTCGGAAGCGATGACCGCGACGAATCTCGCCTTCTCGATCAACGGCTTTGCGTTCGTCCCGCTGGTGGGCTTGGGAATCGCCGTCTCGACCTTGGTCGGAAGAGAAATCGGCGCCGGCCAGCCAAGTATCGCGAGCAACGCCACCTGGTCGGGCTTCATGATCGCGCTGGTCTACGGCGGGACGATGGGGATCATCTTTTTGACCCTGCCCGATCTGTTTCTGACGTTTCATAAAGGGACCGACCACAGCGTCGTCGCTCAGCCGGAAGGGGTCTTGGCGACCGTGACCATTCTGCTGCAGTTCGTCGCGGTCTTCTGTTTGCTCGACGCGACGAACGTCGTCTTTGTCAGCGCGCTGAAAGGCGCCGGCGACGTAAGGTTTGTGATGGTAGCGACTTGCGTGATTTCGATCCTGCTCGTCGGCGGCGGAGCGGCCGTTTTGCTAACCGGCGGCGGACTGTATGGCTGTTGGGTCGTGCTGACCCTTTGGGTCTTTACCATGGGAGCGACCCATTTTGTCCGGTTTTTGATCGGTCGCTGGCGCAGCATGAAGGTGATCGAGCCGGAATTGGTTTCGGCGTAA
- a CDS encoding DoxX family membrane protein has protein sequence MLTIVIIVALRLVIGWHFFMEGSKKIKSGEFSSAGFLRNAKGPFADYFRNLSDDPNGRKRLDRDYVLGWWDYYGKQANAQFGFDAAGQEKVGNLYKIYAQRLTSYMNDIAEDRKEYFLEVERLAKARARADSDDLQYELDRLDKKDKELFGKLQKWTKDIKQLQDEYVEDLNRLGRAAGATSTFSAPDPNQSRIDVVVTYVTFGSGVLLILGLFTRIAALAAAGFLLQVMAAQFPGSYGAEPVYYQSVEFTALLLLAAIGAGKFAGLDFILGAMCRRCCAQATSPNEGE, from the coding sequence ATGCTGACGATTGTAATTATCGTCGCGCTTCGCTTGGTTATCGGTTGGCACTTCTTCATGGAAGGGTCGAAGAAGATCAAATCGGGCGAGTTCTCCTCGGCTGGTTTTCTGCGAAACGCCAAGGGACCATTCGCCGACTACTTCCGTAACCTCAGTGACGACCCCAACGGCCGGAAGCGACTGGATCGCGATTATGTGCTTGGCTGGTGGGATTACTACGGCAAACAGGCCAACGCTCAGTTTGGCTTTGACGCCGCAGGCCAAGAAAAAGTCGGAAATCTGTACAAGATTTACGCCCAGCGGCTCACTTCCTATATGAACGATATCGCCGAAGACAGAAAGGAATACTTCCTGGAAGTCGAACGGTTGGCGAAGGCTCGCGCCCGGGCCGATAGCGACGACCTGCAGTACGAGCTCGACCGTCTGGATAAGAAAGACAAAGAGCTGTTCGGCAAGCTCCAGAAGTGGACCAAGGACATTAAGCAATTGCAGGACGAGTATGTCGAAGACCTGAATCGACTCGGCCGCGCCGCCGGCGCGACGTCGACCTTTTCGGCGCCCGATCCGAACCAATCAAGGATCGACGTCGTAGTAACTTATGTCACATTCGGTAGCGGCGTTCTGCTCATCCTCGGCCTATTTACCCGGATTGCGGCGTTAGCTGCCGCTGGCTTCCTGTTGCAAGTGATGGCCGCTCAGTTCCCGGGCTCCTACGGCGCCGAACCGGTCTACTACCAATCGGTGGAATTCACCGCCCTGCTGCTGTTGGCCGCTATCGGCGCAGGAAAATTCGCCGGACTCGATTTTATTCTCGGCGCGATGTGCCGCCGGTGTTGCGCGCAAGCCACATCTCCAAACGAAGGGGAGTAA
- a CDS encoding Gfo/Idh/MocA family protein: MNLKPDAKKAGKENFAEAVGVNRRDFLKGVIAAGAVSGGGLGAMYFGYSKVENPVRIGVIGTGDEGSVLIGALNPDYVQVVAISDIRPYNVHRAFHGDHSSDAAYSARRGLMNVYGWKTEDEARQHVKVYENYQDLLADDSIEGVICATPLFMHHPVVMDALKAKKHVLTEKLMAHNIAQCKEMGRAANSAGLHLATGHQRHYSVLYDNAVNLLQWGLLGEVHHIRAQWHRGNLPGGDSWCQPLPGGEVDAQGKLVDTILSNMNKFKAAAEKGKGGDPAELAKNWAMYEQYKAWNEDAKIKPENYGYKEFELADGRKISAMEELCRWRLWDRTGGGLMAELGSHQLDAASIFISSLRKEKDGKKVHPLTVHATGGRHTFPYDRDADDHVYCMFEFPGPGYDAKEVGYYDKFRDFPNKEAGVPSYEQDPNKKVVVTYSSINGNGFGGYGEVVMGTKGTLVLETEKEVMLYKNGGTSNVKVAKDKEGGPTMDTQASGAPTQAANIANAATSGPVSRGYTEEIEHWAYCIRNPAPENKPKCHPEVAMGDAVIALTARLAIQRSIAGKGGFVQFKEEWFDLNSDATPEADLA, encoded by the coding sequence ATGAACCTGAAGCCTGACGCCAAAAAGGCGGGTAAAGAGAATTTCGCAGAAGCGGTCGGCGTGAATCGCCGTGACTTCCTGAAGGGTGTGATCGCCGCCGGCGCCGTTTCAGGCGGTGGTTTGGGCGCTATGTACTTCGGCTATAGCAAGGTCGAAAACCCGGTTCGCATCGGCGTGATCGGCACCGGCGACGAAGGAAGCGTGCTGATCGGCGCGCTGAACCCGGACTACGTCCAGGTCGTCGCGATCTCCGACATTCGCCCCTACAACGTGCACCGCGCCTTCCACGGCGACCACTCGAGCGATGCGGCCTACTCGGCTCGTCGCGGCTTGATGAACGTCTACGGTTGGAAGACCGAAGACGAAGCTCGTCAGCACGTGAAGGTCTACGAAAACTACCAAGATCTGCTCGCCGACGATTCGATCGAAGGGGTCATCTGCGCCACGCCGCTGTTCATGCACCATCCGGTCGTGATGGACGCGCTGAAGGCGAAGAAGCACGTCCTGACCGAAAAGCTGATGGCCCACAACATCGCGCAGTGCAAAGAGATGGGCCGCGCCGCCAATAGCGCCGGCTTGCATCTGGCGACCGGTCACCAACGTCACTACAGCGTGCTGTACGACAACGCCGTCAATCTGCTGCAGTGGGGCCTCTTGGGCGAAGTTCACCACATTCGCGCTCAGTGGCACCGCGGCAACTTGCCCGGCGGCGACAGCTGGTGCCAACCCCTTCCCGGCGGCGAAGTCGACGCCCAAGGGAAGTTGGTCGACACGATTCTCAGCAACATGAACAAGTTCAAGGCCGCCGCTGAGAAAGGCAAAGGGGGCGACCCGGCTGAACTGGCCAAGAACTGGGCGATGTACGAACAGTACAAGGCCTGGAACGAAGACGCCAAGATCAAGCCCGAAAACTACGGCTATAAAGAATTCGAATTGGCAGACGGTCGCAAGATCTCGGCGATGGAAGAGCTGTGCCGTTGGCGGTTGTGGGATCGTACCGGCGGCGGTCTGATGGCCGAGCTCGGCAGCCACCAGTTGGACGCCGCGTCGATCTTCATCAGCTCGCTGCGTAAGGAAAAGGACGGCAAGAAGGTTCACCCGCTGACGGTCCACGCCACCGGCGGTCGCCATACCTTCCCGTACGATCGCGACGCTGACGATCACGTCTATTGCATGTTCGAGTTCCCTGGACCGGGCTACGACGCCAAGGAAGTCGGCTACTACGACAAGTTCCGCGACTTCCCGAACAAGGAAGCGGGCGTTCCGTCGTATGAGCAGGATCCGAACAAAAAGGTCGTCGTCACCTACTCTTCGATCAACGGCAACGGCTTCGGCGGTTACGGCGAAGTGGTGATGGGCACCAAGGGGACCCTGGTTCTCGAGACCGAAAAGGAAGTGATGCTGTACAAGAACGGCGGCACGTCGAACGTCAAAGTCGCCAAGGATAAAGAAGGCGGTCCGACGATGGATACCCAGGCCAGCGGCGCTCCGACGCAAGCGGCCAACATCGCCAACGCGGCGACTTCGGGCCCGGTCAGCCGCGGTTACACCGAAGAGATCGAGCACTGGGCATACTGCATCCGCAATCCTGCTCCGGAAAACAAGCCGAAGTGCCATCCGGAAGTGGCGATGGGGGACGCGGTAATCGCGCTGACCGCTCGCTTGGCGATTCAACGTTCGATCGCCGGCAAGGGTGGTTTCGTCCAGTTCAAGGAAGAATGGTTCGACCTGAACAGCGACGCGACTCCCGAAGCCGATCTGGCCTAG
- a CDS encoding sugar phosphate isomerase/epimerase family protein yields MAKWPLGVFASIDAGLGVQLSVVEELGVPTIQLHAPAKESRTADNAAKFLAKLESIGVTLTCVFGGFEGESYADIPTTKETVGLVPPATRAERLAEMKEIADFARVLDCDVVGLHVGFIPHDKTDPMFGEVVAVTQELCDHCQGNEQYLHLETGQESAEGLLGFIAAVDRPNLRVNFDPANMILYGTGNPIEALKAIGKHVGSVHCKDAKWSDQPGVTWGTEMPLGQGDVGMEEFLRTVKEIGYTGPLTIEREIPQEPERQKAEIGAALELLTALRTKIG; encoded by the coding sequence GTGGCAAAATGGCCCTTGGGCGTCTTCGCCAGCATTGATGCGGGACTAGGCGTACAGTTGTCGGTCGTCGAAGAACTTGGCGTGCCGACGATTCAGTTGCATGCTCCGGCCAAAGAATCGCGTACCGCCGACAACGCCGCCAAGTTTCTGGCGAAGCTCGAATCGATCGGCGTGACGCTGACCTGCGTCTTCGGCGGCTTTGAAGGAGAAAGCTACGCCGACATTCCGACCACCAAAGAAACGGTCGGTCTCGTTCCCCCGGCGACCCGCGCCGAACGTCTGGCCGAGATGAAAGAGATCGCCGACTTCGCTCGCGTTCTCGACTGCGATGTGGTCGGTTTGCACGTCGGCTTCATTCCGCACGACAAAACCGATCCGATGTTCGGCGAAGTGGTCGCGGTCACCCAAGAGCTGTGCGATCACTGCCAAGGGAACGAACAGTACCTCCACTTGGAAACGGGCCAGGAATCAGCCGAAGGTCTGCTTGGCTTTATCGCCGCCGTCGATCGCCCGAACCTGCGGGTCAACTTCGACCCGGCCAACATGATCCTGTACGGGACCGGCAACCCGATCGAAGCGCTGAAGGCGATCGGCAAGCATGTCGGCAGCGTTCACTGCAAAGACGCCAAGTGGTCGGATCAGCCGGGCGTCACCTGGGGAACCGAAATGCCGCTGGGCCAAGGGGACGTCGGCATGGAAGAGTTCCTCCGGACGGTCAAAGAGATCGGCTACACGGGTCCGCTCACGATCGAACGCGAGATTCCGCAAGAGCCGGAACGTCAGAAGGCCGAGATCGGCGCCGCGCTCGAACTGCTTACCGCGCTTCGGACGAAGATCGGCTAA
- a CDS encoding PDZ domain-containing protein, with amino-acid sequence MNKKFSLASLLLAVGLCASLSTFAYAADDLNTLEQKALRDAVEAVAPSVLQIETVGGLEKVGDQLAGGGPCSGLVITEDGYLLSSSYNFVHEPTSILASLPSGKRTAAKIVARDHSRNLVLLKVNAEEPLPVPTFVPRDELRVGQWAIAVGKSFSSTQPNASIGVVSAMNRVWGKAIQSDAKISPNNYGGALIDIQGRVIGVITSLSPQATGPQAGADWYDSGIGFAVPVSEIMPRLEKLQKGEDLRQGLLGISLKGNDVMADVPAIGAVRYNSPAQEAGIEAGDIITAIQGKAVVNQAQLKHLLEPMYAGDVVALTLKRGEETVDVKATLIDVLIPYAHPFLGILPIRDAEGVVVRDVLADSPAAKAGLAAGDVIVKVNDKPATSADELRTQISTQEPDASIKLVYRRGEEEKEAEITLATLPTAVPGDLPAAWTKELEQPAQPPKTGEIEVRLAEEPNAAFAWVPDDYNADRDYNLVVLVQEPGEVDKQATIDDWKEVCQKSGTILLSVSPASKDRWTPSETGVVRKCIEQLAGKYSIAPLRTTLVGSKSGGAMAYMVAFENREAIAGVVTLTAPVPRGVQPPDNDPLHRLAIFTLYDDKAPHAAQLGKLDAALAKMKFPVTHRGTASGAEKLTADDREAILRWLDSLDRI; translated from the coding sequence ATGAATAAGAAATTCTCGCTCGCATCGCTCCTGTTGGCCGTTGGCCTTTGTGCGTCTCTCTCGACGTTCGCTTACGCGGCGGACGACCTGAATACGCTCGAACAGAAAGCGCTGCGCGATGCGGTCGAAGCGGTCGCTCCGTCGGTCCTGCAGATCGAAACGGTCGGCGGCCTTGAGAAAGTTGGCGATCAACTTGCCGGCGGTGGACCGTGCAGCGGCTTGGTCATCACCGAAGACGGCTACCTCCTCTCGAGCAGCTACAACTTCGTCCATGAGCCAACTTCGATCCTGGCTTCCCTTCCCAGCGGCAAGCGAACCGCGGCCAAGATTGTCGCTCGCGACCATAGCCGCAACCTGGTCCTGCTGAAGGTCAACGCGGAAGAGCCGCTGCCGGTGCCGACGTTCGTCCCGCGTGACGAGCTGCGGGTCGGCCAATGGGCGATCGCGGTCGGCAAGTCGTTCTCGTCGACCCAGCCGAACGCTTCGATCGGCGTCGTCAGCGCCATGAACCGCGTCTGGGGGAAAGCGATCCAATCGGACGCCAAAATCTCGCCCAACAACTACGGCGGGGCCCTAATCGACATCCAAGGTCGCGTCATCGGCGTGATCACGTCTCTCTCGCCGCAAGCGACCGGTCCCCAGGCCGGCGCCGACTGGTATGACTCCGGCATCGGCTTCGCCGTTCCGGTGAGTGAAATCATGCCGCGGCTCGAAAAGCTGCAAAAGGGAGAAGACCTGCGACAAGGTTTGCTCGGCATCAGCCTGAAGGGGAACGACGTGATGGCCGACGTGCCGGCGATCGGCGCCGTTCGCTACAACTCGCCCGCTCAAGAGGCCGGCATCGAAGCCGGCGATATCATCACCGCGATTCAAGGGAAAGCGGTGGTGAACCAGGCGCAACTAAAACACCTGCTCGAACCGATGTACGCCGGAGACGTCGTCGCGCTGACGCTGAAGCGTGGCGAAGAGACGGTCGACGTCAAAGCGACTCTGATCGACGTGCTGATTCCGTACGCCCATCCGTTCCTCGGCATCTTGCCGATTCGTGACGCGGAAGGAGTCGTCGTTCGCGATGTCCTCGCCGACAGCCCCGCCGCCAAAGCGGGCCTCGCCGCTGGCGACGTGATCGTGAAAGTGAACGACAAACCGGCGACCTCGGCCGATGAACTGCGGACGCAAATCTCGACGCAAGAGCCGGACGCGTCGATCAAACTGGTCTATCGCCGCGGCGAAGAAGAAAAGGAAGCGGAGATTACCCTCGCCACGCTCCCGACCGCCGTTCCTGGCGACTTGCCGGCCGCGTGGACGAAAGAGCTGGAGCAACCGGCTCAGCCGCCGAAGACCGGCGAAATCGAAGTTCGCCTGGCCGAAGAGCCGAACGCGGCCTTCGCTTGGGTTCCGGACGATTACAACGCCGACCGCGATTACAACCTGGTGGTCCTGGTTCAAGAGCCGGGCGAAGTCGACAAGCAAGCGACGATCGACGACTGGAAAGAAGTCTGCCAGAAGAGCGGCACGATTCTGCTGTCGGTCTCGCCGGCGTCGAAAGATCGCTGGACCCCGTCCGAAACCGGCGTCGTGCGGAAATGCATCGAACAGTTGGCCGGCAAATACAGCATCGCTCCGCTCCGGACGACGCTGGTCGGCTCGAAGAGCGGCGGCGCCATGGCCTATATGGTGGCGTTTGAAAACCGGGAAGCGATCGCCGGCGTCGTGACGCTGACCGCTCCGGTGCCGCGCGGCGTGCAACCGCCCGACAACGACCCGCTGCATCGCCTGGCGATCTTCACGCTGTACGACGACAAGGCGCCGCACGCGGCTCAGCTCGGGAAGCTGGACGCGGCGCTCGCCAAGATGAAGTTCCCGGTCACCCATCGCGGTACCGCCAGCGGAGCGGAGAAGCTGACCGCCGACGATCGCGAGGCGATCCTCCGTTGGCTCGACTCGCTCGATCGGATCTAA
- a CDS encoding S1C family serine protease → MIRKALVLALVVALGWLSSGFTASEARAESSLAQTIRGVQPRIVKIFGAGGLRGLESYQSGFVISPEGHILTVWSYVLDSSVITIVANDGRRFTAELIGADPELEVAVLKVDADDLPYFNLDESVELSAGQRVLTFSNLYGIATGDEPASVLHGYITAITDLQGRRSASEVRYKGKVYVVDAMTNNPGAAGGALTDQQGHIAGVLGKEIRNASNNVWLNYSIPIRELQTSVEDILSGRFRPRSRDENQNRPMEPVTLAQLGLILLPDVLPKTPPFVERVAPDSPAATAGLQPNDLVMFAERRLISSQKDLREELTFIDRDDPVRLTLLRGDELIEVTLNE, encoded by the coding sequence ATGATCCGTAAAGCGCTGGTACTCGCGCTCGTCGTAGCGCTCGGTTGGCTCTCGTCCGGCTTCACCGCTTCGGAAGCGCGTGCCGAGTCGTCGCTCGCCCAAACGATTCGCGGCGTGCAGCCGCGGATCGTCAAGATCTTTGGTGCCGGCGGCCTGCGCGGCTTGGAGTCGTACCAAAGCGGCTTCGTCATTTCGCCGGAAGGGCACATCCTGACCGTTTGGAGCTACGTCCTCGACTCGAGCGTCATCACGATCGTCGCCAACGACGGCCGCCGCTTCACCGCCGAACTGATCGGCGCCGATCCGGAGCTGGAAGTCGCGGTGCTGAAGGTCGACGCCGACGACTTGCCTTATTTCAATCTCGATGAGTCGGTGGAGCTTTCCGCCGGACAACGGGTGCTGACTTTCAGCAACTTGTACGGCATCGCCACCGGCGACGAACCGGCCAGCGTGCTGCATGGCTACATCACCGCGATTACCGATCTGCAAGGTCGCCGCAGCGCGTCGGAAGTTCGCTACAAGGGGAAGGTCTACGTCGTCGACGCGATGACCAACAACCCTGGCGCCGCCGGCGGAGCCCTGACCGATCAGCAAGGCCACATCGCCGGCGTGCTCGGCAAAGAAATCCGCAACGCGTCGAACAACGTTTGGCTCAACTACTCGATTCCGATTCGCGAACTGCAAACCTCGGTCGAAGACATCCTGAGCGGTCGCTTCCGTCCTCGTTCCCGCGACGAGAACCAGAATCGTCCGATGGAGCCGGTCACGCTGGCTCAGCTCGGTCTGATCCTGCTGCCGGACGTGCTGCCGAAGACGCCGCCGTTCGTCGAACGCGTGGCGCCTGATTCGCCGGCCGCGACGGCCGGTCTGCAGCCGAACGACCTGGTGATGTTTGCAGAGCGGCGGCTCATTTCTTCGCAGAAAGATCTGCGGGAAGAGCTAACCTTTATCGACCGGGACGATCCGGTCCGCCTGACGCTGCTTCGCGGCGACGAACTGATTGAAGTCACGCTCAATGAATAA